CTGCGTGCACACGATCATGCCCCCACCACCTCCAGCTCCACCGCGACGTGCGCGGGCACCGCATCGGCGATCGCCGCCACCAGCCGGGTCCGGTCCACCTGATCGGGCCGCGCCACCCGCACCCGGACGTGCACGCGGGGCGGGTTCTCGGCCACCGCCAGACCCGGCCGGTCGGTCGACGTGCAGCCGCCGCTGTCCCGCACCTCCACCTGCCCACCCGTCAGCAACGCCACGTGCTCGGCCAGCCCACGCCGCGTGCCCCGCCACCGGTGCAGCTCGACGGCCCGCGCCACCAGCGCCCGCCGTTGCGGCACCGACCAGCCCTCGCCGACGTCGAGCGCCACCCAGTGCGCCAGCCACTCCAGGAAGTCCTCCGGCGCGAGCCGCGGGTCCAGGTAGCCCGCGAACCCGTCCAACGTGGTGAACACCGGCGCCAGCACCTCGTCCAAAGCGACCAGGAACCGCTGCGTGAACCCGTCCTCCAGGTACACGCCGGGCAGTCGCTCGGCCAACGGGTGCGGGGTCGTCATCGCGCCACCCGCACCTGGTGGCCGTAGGAGAACGCGAGCCCGTTGGCGGGCAGGTCGAGCCGGGCCGCCGCGTTGCCGCGCTCGCCGGTGACCGGGTTCGCGCCGAACAGCTTGATCTCCTCGACCAGCTCGACCCCCGGCAGCCGTTGCAGCACGGCGAACACCTCACCGGACTGCACGGGCCGCCCGAACGGCCAGCCGTCACCGTCCGGCCCGCCGCTGACCGGGTTGAAGTAGTCGTACAACGCCTGCACCGCCCGGGTCCGCAGCACGTCCTCGGGCGTGCCGGCCTTGGCCTTGAGCTGCGCCACGACGGTGACCCCCTGGTAGTAGGGCGGTTCGACGGACACCCGCGCGCCGACGCACCGGCGTTCGTCCAGGAACCGCTCGATCCGGCCGCGCACGTCCGCGCTCGGCTGCAACGCGGCGAAGTCCGACTCCTCGTGCGCCCCCACGGCAGGCACGACCAGCACCCGAACCGCCGCCGAACCCGGTCCGGCGGGCACGCACCGCACCCGCGCGATCTCCGGCGCGGCCTCCCGCGTCAACACCTCGTAGTCCTCGGCCGTCACGGCACGGTCGCGCGTCCGCAGCAGCAACGGCCCGCGCAACGCCGCGTCGCGCACCGACTCCCCCGCCACCCCGCCGGACGCCGGACGCCGGTTGGTCACCGTGGTGACGAACGGCACGGGGTCGCGCTGGACCTGCAACAACCCGCGGGCGACGTTGCCGCGCAGGCCACCGCCGGTCCGGTACTCGGGCACCCTGATCGCGGCCGACTTCGCCGGGATCGCCCCGTACAGGCGCACGCCGCCGCCGGGTTGCCGCACGGCCGGACCGAAGATCACCTCGCCGCCGACCCGGTCCAGCACGACGTGCCGGTCGTTCGGCCCGGACTCGGCGAACGACCGCACCTCGCGCCACTCCTCCCAGCCGTCCGGCGTGGCGACCTCCACCACGAGCGTGCCGTCGTCCACCACGACCGGGGTCCGGGCGAGCGGGAACCGTTGTCCCGGAACGCCTTCCGACACGCCGATGGTCTCGCCGCGCACGATGTCCGCGTGCGTGGCGGTGGTCGTGCCGCCGATGGTGGCGGCGGTGACGGACAGCAGTTTCGGCGGGCGCTGGTAGAACGGCCGGTCCGGAGCGGGCGCGATGGCCCGGCACCTCAACCACCCCGCGCGCTGCCGGGCGATGACCGACACGGCGTGCGTCCCCGGCACGTGCAGCACCACGTCACCGGGCTGGTTGAAGCCGCCGGTGGTGTCGCGGTCCACCTCGCACGGGCTCCAGCCGGTGCCGTTCCACGCCTCCCACTCCCACGGCGGGTCACGCGGGTCGACGCCACGGCCTTCCGCGCGTGCCTCGATCCGCAGCAGCACCGCGCAGCCGGGCACCGCGTCCGACAGTCCGAAGAGGACGGCGTCACCGGGCGCGGGCGGGTCGGCGAAGACCTCCGGGTCCTTGCCGTCACGCAGTTCGTCGGTGCGGTCCGCGGGCGGGATGCCGGTGTCCCCGACCGCCGTCACGAGGTGCGTCAACGAGCACGGCACGACGCTCAGCTCCCGGTCCACGGTGAACACCACCGGGTCCTCGACCTCGCTGCGCTCGGTGGCGACCTGCGCGCCCGCGGGCACCACCACCGGCACGTCACGCGGCGCGGCCAGCCAGAACGTCACCTCGCCACGTGCCGCGGTCGGCGGGAACAGCGTCACCCCGATCAGGTCGAGGAACCGCAGGTAGTGCAGGTCGGGCACCCGGTTCAGCCGGTACAGCAGCTCGTCCACCATGTGCGCGAACGCCTCGATCAGCGTCACGCCCGGGTCGGACACGTTGTGGTCCGTCCACTCGGGACAGTGCTGCTGGACGCGGCGCTTGGCCTCGTCCACCAGGTCCTGGAACCGGCGGTCGTCCAGGTTGGGTGTGGGCAGGGACGTCATCGCGCGCCCTCCTCGTCGGCCTCGTGCGGCGGGATGACGTAGAAGGGGAACACCAGGTTGCGCGGGTCGTTCGTGCCGCGCAACGCGTACCGGATGTCGATGAGCAGGGTGCCCTGGTCGACCTCGTCGAAGCCGACGGACACGTCGGTGAGTGAGATGCGGGGTTCCCAGCGTTCCAGGGACAGTCGCACCTCGTAGGCGATGCGGCCGGCGGTGGCCGCGTCCGCGGGCGCGAACACCAGGTCGTGGATGGCGCAGCCGAACTCGGGCCGCATCGGGCGTTCGCCGGGCGCGGTGGCCAGGATCAGCCGGATGCTCTCCACGATCTCGCGTTCGCCGCCGACCAGCGCGACCGAGCCGGTGGCGTCGGTGTGCACGGGGAAGGCCAGGCCGCGGCCGATGAAGTCCACATCACCCTCCTATGAGGACGGTCGGGCAGCCGACGACGATCGGCGCGCCGCAGCCCGCCAGGTCGCCCATCCGGGCCGCGGGCAGGCCGCCGATCAGCACGGTCGGGCAGCCGGGCGGCAGGACGGGCGTCGGCGGGTGCGGTGGCAGGCCCGGGAACGTGCACGTGTGCAGCCCGCTCACGGTCGCGGCGGGCATACCGCCGATGAGCACGGTCGGCACGCCCGGCGGCGCCAGCACGCCCGGGTGCCCGGTCGGGTCGCCGACCCTCGCCGCTGGTGGCATCCGCCCCTCCCCCTTCGAAACGTCAGTTGATCCGGACGAGCTTCAGTTGATCCGGACGAGCGCGCCGCGCACGGTCACGGGGCCGCTCGCGGTCAGTTCGGCCTGGCCCTGGCCGGTCACCGCGACCGTCGCGCCCTCGACCTTGACCCCGGCCGTGCCGGACGCCTTGAGCTGCGCGCCCGCCTCGATGGTCACGTCGGTCTGGGCCTTGGCGGTGATCTTCTGGCCCTTCAGCTCCAGCGGGCCCGTGCCGGAGTCGATGGTCACCCCGTTCTGCGCCTTGATCGTCACGGCCTTGCCGCTGGTCACCTCGACCACCTGGTTCTTCTGGTCGAGCTTCACCACGAACTTGCCGTCACCGCTGGAGATGACGATCCCCTCGTCCTCCAGGAACTCGACCTTGTGGTGCTTGCGCGAGACGAAGCCGCGGGTCACGACCTCGCCGCTGTTGCCGTCCACCGGGTCCTTGGTGAGCGTGGGCGGCGCGTCCTTGCCGTTGTAGAGGCCGCCGAGGACGTAGGGGGCGTCGAAGTCGCCGTGCTCGAAGCCGACCAGCACCTCGTCCCCGACCTCGGGCAGCACGAGTCCGCCGTAGCCGTTGCCCGCGCCGGGGTGCACGGTCCGCGCCCAGCCGCTGGAGTAGTCCGCCGACAGCCACGGGTAGGTGACCTTGACCCGTCCCGTTTTCGCCGGGTCGCGGACGTCGCTGACCACGGCCGGGACCAGGCCGCGGTCCGCCGAACCGCCCGGACCGCCGTTGGCCAGGCCGTAGAGGGACCGTTCCTGGCGGCCGGAGACGGTGAACTCGGTGGTGTAGCCGACCTGCTCGGCGAACAGGTGCCGGGTGCTGGTGAGCGTGTACTTGCCCGCGAACGGCTCGCCGACGTTCGTCAACGCCACCGCCGTGCCCGCCCGCAGTTTGGGGTTGCCGCGCGCCACACCGGCCAGCTCCGCGCACGCGCCGCCCAGCTGGGTGCCGAGCGCGGCGGCGACCGCGTTCGCCTGGGCCTGGCTGCGGTGCGTGCCGCCGGCGAGGAACGGCGGGCTGCCGAACTTCCCGGCCAACGCGACCGGGTCGAGGCCCGCGACCTCCGTGCCCAGCGCGCTCGACGGCTTGCTGGCCACCACGGCCTGCTTGTTCTCGGGGTCCCAGCCGCGCACCTGCACCTCGGGAACCTGCTCGGCGGCGGTGATCGCGGCGCGCAGGGAGAGGAGGGTGCGGTGCATCTCCAGCACCAGCGGGTTCGCCTTGGCCTTGGCGTTCGGGGCGGGCGCGGACTTGGGTTCCTCGGCGAGCTGGAACTCCAGCTTCCCCTCGACCACCGCGATCTGCGCGCCGACCAGCCCGGCGATCCGGGACAGGAACTCCCAGTCGCTGACGCCGTCCTGGCTGAGCTGCGTGTGCGGGCGGCCGAAGCCCTTGACGTCGTCGATCTGCCCGACCGGGATGTTCGCCCGCTGCGCGACCTTGCGGACGACGTCGGCGATCGTCATGTTCGGGTAGGCGGCGACGCGGCTGCCCCGGAACAGCCGGTGCCCCAGGTCGTAGCCGCGGACCTCGGTGAACGTGCCGGTGGCGTCCAGCTCGACGCCGACCGCGGTGACCTCGCCGCTCATCAACGGCTGCGGGCCGCCCGGGTCGGACGTCTGCACCTTCAGCGCGATCTTGGTGCCGATCTTGATCTTCGCCTTGTCCAGCACCACGTGCCCGGGGTCGCGGAAGCGGAGCACGAACACGTCCGGCAGGTTGCGGCTGTCGTCCACGAACGCGTGGGTGAGCAGGGACTTCACGTCGGCGGGCAGCGGGCCTTTCTCCACCTCGACCACGAGGGAGTTGGCGAACGTCTCATTGGCCATCGCGGATCTCCTCCAACGCGGGCACCAGCAGCCGTGCGCCGGGCCGCAGCCGCATCGGGTCGTCGATGTCGTTGGCCTCCGCGATCTCCCGCCACAGCTCGGCGTTGCCGTAGGCCTTGTAGGCGAGGGATTGCAGGGTGTCGCCCGCGACGAGGACGTGCGAGTCGCGTGCGGCGAGGGCGCCGGAGGTGGGGTTCTGGCCGCCCTGCTCGCCCGCGATCTCCTCCAGGTTGACCGTGCAGGTGGCGCGGACCGGGACGCCGGCGGGCGTGAACAGGGTGTACTTGGCGCTGACGCTGGAGACGAACGCCGGGAAGCCCGTCATGCCGCCCCACTTGAAGATCACCCATGGTGGGGAGCCCTTGCCGTGCTGGCGGCTGTCCTCGGTGGGCACGCAGCAGCCGAACAGCTGCTCGACCTTCTTCACCACGTCGTCGTCCATGCGTTCGGTGGCGTCGAGGAAGACTTCGAGGACGAGCTTGCACGGGTCCGAGCCCTTGAACTCCGGCGTGCCGCTCTTGGCGACGTTCGGTTGCCGGCTGCGTTCCCACTTGGCGTTCTTGGTCAGCGAGAGTTCCTTGGGGTTGAACTGGAAGGTGATCTCGTGCATGAGGTCGCCCGGCTTCGCGGCGCCGCCGGCCTTCGGGGGGCGGTGGACGCTGAGCAGGGCCTTCTGGAGGTTGGTCGGCGCGGCGTAGCTCGTCGTCTTGCCGGAGCCCGCCGAGGTGAAGGTGATCGGGGAGGCCATGGCGTCACTTCGCCGTGCTGAGGAAGCCGTGGTGGGCGAGTTCGAGGGTCTCGGTGGCGACCTTCGGGGAGTCGGCGGACAGCTGAGGTCCGCTCCACCGCACCGGGACGACGCCGGAGAGCGCCCAGCTGGCGACCACCGTGCCGGCGAGCGTGCGTGCCTCGATGATCGCGGTCTTGCGCGTGATGCCCGCCGCCATGCCCGCGATCCACTTGATGATCTTGGCGCTCTCCTTGGTGACGGGGCGGGACAGCTTGACGTTGGAGTACTTGATGCGGGTGGGCAGCTGCCAGACCATGCCGTTGTTGCCGCCCTCTTCGCGTTGTTCGACGGTGAACTCGATGCCGAGCCCGTCGCAGCTGTTGAAGGAGCCGAGGCTCTCGTCGTCGATGCGCACGACGAAGCACACGGCCACCGCCTCATCCACCTCGGCCATTCCGCTCACCTCCACCGATCGGTCAACGCTCCGCGCCGTTCGCGGTCGAGCCAGAGCTCGGCCTTGAGCCGGCGGACAAGGGGGTCGTAGAGCTTTTTGAGCAGTTCCTCAGGCTCTTGGCCCTGTGCTGCTTGTGGTGCCTGGGCCGGGGCTGGGGGCGTTTCGGCGGCGGCGGTCTGCACCGACTCGACCGGCACGAACGGCGGAGGCTGAACCTCGACCTCCCGTTGCACGTACTCGACCCGCGAGTCGGCCTGAGGGCCGGGTTGCGAGTTGAACCGTGCCACGACCGGCTGTTCAGCCGCCGGAGCGTCCCGCACCAGAGGCCGCCCCAACCCCGGCACCAGCCGACCGGGATTTCCGCTCTCTGGCACGACGTCACGCTGCACCACCGGCCCGACCTGACGTTGTGCGCCGAGCAACGGCCCAGCGACCTCGCCGACGATCGGCGCACCAAGCCCACGCCCAGATGACAAGCCCGGTGCTGGCACGGCCTCGCCAACGGACCGCTGCGCATTCGACCCGACGGTCACCGCAGACCCCTGCGCAGCCGCCGGTGCCGGTGCAACTCCCGGCGGTGGTCCGGCTTCCCGGGTCGGCGAGGCATGTGACCGCAGTGCCGATTCCAGCGTGGATGTACCGACCAGCCTCTGCACGGTTTCCGGCTCCGGCGCAGCGGCCAACCTCGACGCCGTTTCCAGCTTCGGCCCGCCCAACCGCGATGCCACTGCCGGCGCCGGTC
This is a stretch of genomic DNA from Saccharothrix ecbatanensis. It encodes these proteins:
- a CDS encoding phage tail protein, giving the protein MTTPHPLAERLPGVYLEDGFTQRFLVALDEVLAPVFTTLDGFAGYLDPRLAPEDFLEWLAHWVALDVGEGWSVPQRRALVARAVELHRWRGTRRGLAEHVALLTGGQVEVRDSGGCTSTDRPGLAVAENPPRVHVRVRVARPDQVDRTRLVAAIADAVPAHVAVELEVVGA
- a CDS encoding putative baseplate assembly protein, producing MTSLPTPNLDDRRFQDLVDEAKRRVQQHCPEWTDHNVSDPGVTLIEAFAHMVDELLYRLNRVPDLHYLRFLDLIGVTLFPPTAARGEVTFWLAAPRDVPVVVPAGAQVATERSEVEDPVVFTVDRELSVVPCSLTHLVTAVGDTGIPPADRTDELRDGKDPEVFADPPAPGDAVLFGLSDAVPGCAVLLRIEARAEGRGVDPRDPPWEWEAWNGTGWSPCEVDRDTTGGFNQPGDVVLHVPGTHAVSVIARQRAGWLRCRAIAPAPDRPFYQRPPKLLSVTAATIGGTTTATHADIVRGETIGVSEGVPGQRFPLARTPVVVDDGTLVVEVATPDGWEEWREVRSFAESGPNDRHVVLDRVGGEVIFGPAVRQPGGGVRLYGAIPAKSAAIRVPEYRTGGGLRGNVARGLLQVQRDPVPFVTTVTNRRPASGGVAGESVRDAALRGPLLLRTRDRAVTAEDYEVLTREAAPEIARVRCVPAGPGSAAVRVLVVPAVGAHEESDFAALQPSADVRGRIERFLDERRCVGARVSVEPPYYQGVTVVAQLKAKAGTPEDVLRTRAVQALYDYFNPVSGGPDGDGWPFGRPVQSGEVFAVLQRLPGVELVEEIKLFGANPVTGERGNAAARLDLPANGLAFSYGHQVRVAR
- a CDS encoding GPW/gp25 family protein, coding for MDFIGRGLAFPVHTDATGSVALVGGEREIVESIRLILATAPGERPMRPEFGCAIHDLVFAPADAATAGRIAYEVRLSLERWEPRISLTDVSVGFDEVDQGTLLIDIRYALRGTNDPRNLVFPFYVIPPHEADEEGAR
- a CDS encoding PAAR domain-containing protein — encoded protein: MPPAARVGDPTGHPGVLAPPGVPTVLIGGMPAATVSGLHTCTFPGLPPHPPTPVLPPGCPTVLIGGLPAARMGDLAGCGAPIVVGCPTVLIGG
- a CDS encoding VgrG-related protein, whose translation is MANETFANSLVVEVEKGPLPADVKSLLTHAFVDDSRNLPDVFVLRFRDPGHVVLDKAKIKIGTKIALKVQTSDPGGPQPLMSGEVTAVGVELDATGTFTEVRGYDLGHRLFRGSRVAAYPNMTIADVVRKVAQRANIPVGQIDDVKGFGRPHTQLSQDGVSDWEFLSRIAGLVGAQIAVVEGKLEFQLAEEPKSAPAPNAKAKANPLVLEMHRTLLSLRAAITAAEQVPEVQVRGWDPENKQAVVASKPSSALGTEVAGLDPVALAGKFGSPPFLAGGTHRSQAQANAVAAALGTQLGGACAELAGVARGNPKLRAGTAVALTNVGEPFAGKYTLTSTRHLFAEQVGYTTEFTVSGRQERSLYGLANGGPGGSADRGLVPAVVSDVRDPAKTGRVKVTYPWLSADYSSGWARTVHPGAGNGYGGLVLPEVGDEVLVGFEHGDFDAPYVLGGLYNGKDAPPTLTKDPVDGNSGEVVTRGFVSRKHHKVEFLEDEGIVISSGDGKFVVKLDQKNQVVEVTSGKAVTIKAQNGVTIDSGTGPLELKGQKITAKAQTDVTIEAGAQLKASGTAGVKVEGATVAVTGQGQAELTASGPVTVRGALVRIN
- a CDS encoding CIS tube protein — protein: MASPITFTSAGSGKTTSYAAPTNLQKALLSVHRPPKAGGAAKPGDLMHEITFQFNPKELSLTKNAKWERSRQPNVAKSGTPEFKGSDPCKLVLEVFLDATERMDDDVVKKVEQLFGCCVPTEDSRQHGKGSPPWVIFKWGGMTGFPAFVSSVSAKYTLFTPAGVPVRATCTVNLEEIAGEQGGQNPTSGALAARDSHVLVAGDTLQSLAYKAYGNAELWREIAEANDIDDPMRLRPGARLLVPALEEIRDGQ
- a CDS encoding phage tail protein, whose amino-acid sequence is MAEVDEAVAVCFVVRIDDESLGSFNSCDGLGIEFTVEQREEGGNNGMVWQLPTRIKYSNVKLSRPVTKESAKIIKWIAGMAAGITRKTAIIEARTLAGTVVASWALSGVVPVRWSGPQLSADSPKVATETLELAHHGFLSTAK